Proteins encoded by one window of Arabidopsis thaliana chromosome 2, partial sequence:
- a CDS encoding Ubiquitin-like superfamily protein (Ubiquitin-like superfamily protein; CONTAINS InterPro DOMAIN/s: UBX (InterPro:IPR001012); Has 1416 Blast hits to 1005 proteins in 245 species: Archae - 0; Bacteria - 142; Metazoa - 386; Fungi - 259; Plants - 165; Viruses - 17; Other Eukaryotes - 447 (source: NCBI BLink).) — translation MEALSSLTFKGSLPEAIFEAKGKKKLFVVYISGEDEESDKLNRLTWTDASVADSLSKYCILVHIQAGSVDATNFSAIYPYSSVPCIAAIGFSGTQVWRTEGFITAEDLASSLEKAWLGLHIQETTASIFSAALASQNSETPVSSASSVVLPPGSVPLDAAVASPSTASSVQPSETKSTVTSASTTENNDGTVAVKGKESAEPSNLCDTTKNQPAPSVDGTKANVEHEATETPLRVQAEKEPIRPTAPGTNDNTSRVRSSVDRKRKQGTVINEEDSGVGVSGRDINLTKSVDTKETMKPKDEGGEEEDGEKSKKASDVHLNIRLPDGSSLQEKFSVTSILRMVKDYVNSNQTIGLGAYDLAVPYPRKVYTDQDLDKSLSELRLFDRQALVVVPRKRATVYQRGTSYSESNNNTDPNSGGYFAYVRRVLSYANPFSYFGGGTANASSSVPERQTRPNTEVRNNLGQVGTSFQDPSEGRSNVRNRRPTTSRIGSNIHTLNHNEDEAPFGDGNAFWNGNSTQYGGGSGGDSNDRR, via the exons ATGGAAGCTCTGTCTTCTCTTACGTTCAAGGGTTCTCTTCCAGAAGCCATATTTGAAGccaaagggaagaagaagctttttgTTGTCTACATTTCTG GAGAGGATGAAGAGTCGGATAAGTTGAACAGATTGACTTGGACTGATGCATCG GTGGCAGATTCGTTGTCGAAGTATTGTATTTTAGTGCATATCCAAGCTGGAAGTGTTGACGCCACAAACTTCTCTGCAATAT ACCCATATTCATCTGTTCCTTGTATAGCTGCCATTGGATTCAGTGGTACACAAGTTTGGAGAACCG AAGGATTTATCACTGCTGAAGACCTTGCATCCAGTTTAGAGAAAGCGTGGTTAGGACTTCATATCCAG GAAACAACTGCAAGTATCTTTTCAGCAGCACTTGCATCACAGAACTCAGAGACACCTGTTTCTAGTGCTTCGAGTGTTGTCTTGCCTCCCGGAAGTGTTCCTTTAGATGCAGCGGTTGCATCTCCATCGACGGCTTCTAGTGTTCAACCCTCAGAGACAAAGTCAACGGTAACATCTGCATCAACAACAGAAAACAATGATGGCACAGTTGCAGTTAAG GGCAAAGAATCTGCTGAACCCAGTAATTTGTGTGATACTACTAAAAACCAGCCAGCACCCTCTGTTGATGGAACTAAGGCCAATGTTGAACATGAAGCGACAGAGACCCCTTTGCGTGTTCAGGCAGAAAAGGAGCCAATTCGTCCTACAGCCCCAGGAACAAATGATAATACATCCAGGGTTCGATCTTCTGTTgatagaaaaaggaaacagGGAACTGTGATAAATGAAGAGGATAGTGGTGTAGGTGTTAGTGGAAGGGACATTAATCTAACAAAATCTGTCGATACAAAAGAGACCATGAAGCCAAAGGATGAAGGAGGAGAGGAAGAGGATggagaaaaatccaaaaaagcATCTGACGTTCATTTAAACATTCGATTACCTGATGGTAGTAGCCTTCAGGAGAAGTTTTCTGTGACAAGTATATTGAGAATGGTCAAGGATTATGTGAACAGTAATCAAACAATCGGACTGGGTGCTTATGATCTTGCGGTTCCTTACCCACGTAAGGTGTATACTGACCAAG ATCTGGATAAGTCTCTATCCGAGTTGAGATTGTTCGATAGACAAGCACTTGTAGTAGTTCCGCGAAAAAGAGCAACCGTCTATCAAAGAGGAACATCTTACTCGGAGTCTAACAACAACACAGACCCTAATAGTGGCGGTTACTTTGCTTATGTTAGAAGAGTACTGTCTTATGCAAACCCGTTTTCATATTTTGGCGGTGGTACTGCCAACGCATCAAGCTCTGTTCCAGAACGTCAAACAA GACCAAATACGGAGGTGAGAAACAATCTGGGGCAAGTAGGGACGTCCTTTCAAGATCCATCAGAAGGTAGGAGCAACGTTAGGAATAGGAGACCAACCACTTCTCGGATTGGAAGTAACATCCATACGTTGAATCACAATGAAGATGAGGCTCCGTTTGGTGATGGAAACGCTTTTTGGAACGGAAACTCCACACAGTACGGTGGTGGAAGCGGTGGAGACAGTAATGATAGACGATGA
- a CDS encoding Protein kinase superfamily protein (Protein kinase superfamily protein; FUNCTIONS IN: protein serine/threonine kinase activity, protein tyrosine kinase activity, protein kinase activity, kinase activity, ATP binding; INVOLVED IN: protein amino acid phosphorylation; EXPRESSED IN: 10 plant structures; EXPRESSED DURING: L mature pollen stage, M germinated pollen stage, 4 anthesis, C globular stage, petal differentiation and expansion stage; CONTAINS InterPro DOMAIN/s: Protein kinase, ATP binding site (InterPro:IPR017441), Serine/threonine-protein kinase domain (InterPro:IPR002290), Serine-threonine/tyrosine-protein kinase (InterPro:IPR001245), Protein kinase-like domain (InterPro:IPR011009), Protein kinase, catalytic domain (InterPro:IPR000719), Tyrosine-protein kinase, active site (InterPro:IPR008266), Tyrosine-protein kinase, catalytic domain (InterPro:IPR020635); BEST Arabidopsis thaliana protein match is: Protein kinase superfamily protein (TAIR:AT3G59350.3).), translating to MDRDFHRRGQVVNQDQRATNSNVFTKFENTYLQITAHLCVLVKTQANDRTQSNFVRLDKPRAVDDLDIGKRGKMRRWLCCSCRVQESYPSAENNRLKTPPTRHYDYGRNNKKTPAPVKPPVLKEPPPIDVPAMSLVELKEKTQNFGSKALIGEGSYGRVYYANFNDGKAVAVKKLDNASEPETNVEFLTQVSKVSRLKSDNFVQLLGYCVEGNLRVLAYEFATMRSLHDILHGRKGVQGAQPGPTLEWMQRVRVAVDAAKGLEYLHEKVQPAVIHRDIRSSNVLIFEDFKAKIADFNLSNQAPDMAARLHSTRVLGTFGYHAPEYAMTGQLTQKSDVYSFGVVLLELLTGRKPVDHTMPRGQQSLVTWATPRLSEDKVKQCVDPKLKGEYPPKAVAKLAAVAALCVQYEAEFRPNMSIVVKALQPLLRSATAAAPPTPQP from the exons ATGGATCGTGATTTTCATCGTCGTGGTCAAGTG GTCAATCAAGATCAACGCGCAACAAATTCTaatgtttttacaaaatttgaaaatacttATCTACAAAT AACAGCTcatttatgtgttttggtgAAAACGCAGGCGAATGATCGTACACAAAGCAACTTTGTTCGATTGGATAAACCGAGAGCTGTAGACGATCTTGATATAGGCAAGAGAGGGAAGATGCGTAGGTGGTTGTGCTGTTCTTGTCGTGTACAAGAATCTTACCCATCAGCTGAAAATAACCGATTGAAAACCCCTCCTACTCGCCATTACGACTATG GACGtaacaacaagaaaacaccAGCTCCTGTGAAGCCTCCTGTTTTGAAGGAGCCTCCGCCTATTGATGTCCCCGCAATGTCATTGGTTGAGCTCAAAGAAAAGACTCAGAATTTTGGATCAAAGGCATTGATTGGAGAAGGATCCTATGGAAGAGTGTACTACGCAAACTTTAATGATGGGAAGGCCGTGGCTGTGAAAAAGCTTGATAATGCATCTGAACCCGAAACAAATGTCGAGTTCTTGACTCAGGTCTCTAAAGTTTCGAGGCTGAAAAGTGACAATTTTGTTCAGCTTCTTGGTTATTGTGTAGAAGGGAACCTTCGTGTCCTTGCTTATGAGTTTGCCACAATGAGATCATTGCACGACATCTTACACG GGAGAAAGGGAGTGCAAGGAGCACAACCTGGTCCAACACTTGAGTGGATGCAACGAGTCCGAGTTGCGGTTGATGCAGCTAAAGGATTAGAATACTTACACGAGAAAGTTCAACCTGCGGTTATACACAGAGATATTCGATCTAGCAATGTGCTTATTTTCGAAGATTTCAAAGCCAAGATTGCTGACTTTAATCTTTCCAATCAAGCTCCTGATATGGCTGCTCGTCTTCATTCCACTAGAGTTTTGGGGACCTTCGGTTATCATGCACCAGA ATATGCGATGACAGGACAGTTGACACAGAAGAGTGATGTTTACAGTTTTGGAGTTGTGCTTTTGGAACTTCTTACCGGGAGAAAACCGGTTGATCATACTATGCCTCGTGGTCAACAGAGTCTTGTCACTTGG GCTACTCCAAGGCTGAGTGAAGACAAAGTGAAACAATGTGTTGATCCAAAACTCAAAGGAGAGTATCCTCCTAAAGCAGTGGCAAAG CTTGCAGCGGTTGCAGCGTTGTGTGTGCAATACGAAGCAGAGTTTAGGCCAAACATGAGCATTGTAGTAAAAGCTCTTCAACCGCTCTTGAGGTCAGCAACAGCTGCTGCTCCTCCAACACCTCAACCTTGA
- a CDS encoding phosphoribosylformylglycinamidine synthase (unknown protein; FUNCTIONS IN: molecular_function unknown; INVOLVED IN: biological_process unknown; LOCATED IN: chloroplast; EXPRESSED IN: 22 plant structures; EXPRESSED DURING: 13 growth stages; Has 41 Blast hits to 41 proteins in 16 species: Archae - 0; Bacteria - 0; Metazoa - 0; Fungi - 0; Plants - 40; Viruses - 0; Other Eukaryotes - 1 (source: NCBI BLink).), with amino-acid sequence MNMTSCSSSSSSSFPRLFAAKSQIYKAPVLSFSTPKRRRPRPRRNRKSNGSSYDHTDGNLLSISTSSPSGADDQSLSLTLDVHRISTLANYRFQLFLDSSKDAFSDLQTLISLDDNRRVVVSCKKSTMQFVGGVVILGFVFGFAIRVLVKLGSALKGNFQSNPKFVVRRDRSLGGKEVVVSVDNIRSSSRDSKSFIASDQASRSNSTPRNLHLKAQNNLPKWWPTSLTSQSFDVVDKEDYQREANRIVRAIVDNRTSGKDITDDDIIQLRRVCRISGVQVTFEPKNTGDSFYRTSIDFVLNACSRAPWESSSVEICSEDAREFIAGLAENIGLAKIDAARMVSAAVAARTRSWFLQAWALEIQGKHSESVAELSKICLIHRIFPPNEYSAEMEMVARGLEKLMKLEERQSLLKTFVGMCCSEDSQRSAAEALGLVHW; translated from the exons ATGAACATGACttcgtgttcttcttcatcttcttcttctttcccacGACTCTTCGCCGCCAAATCCCAAATCTATAAAGCTCCAGTTTTATCCTTCTCCACTCCTAAACGCCGTCGTCCTCGTCCTCGCCGGAACCGGAAATCTAATGGCTCATCCTACGACCACACCGACGGCAATCTTCTTTCTATCTCCACTTCCTCTCCCTCCGGAGCCGACGACCAAAGTCTCAGCTTAACCCTAGACGTTCACCGTATTTCAACTCTAGCTAATTACCGCTTCCAATTGTTTCTCGATTCCAGCAAAGACGCGTTCTCCGACTTGCAAACACTAATCTCACTCGACGATAACCGGAGAGTCGTTGTCTCGTGCAAAAAATCAACTATGCAATTCGTCGGCGGTGTGGTTATACTAGGATTCGTATTTGGTTTTGCAATTAGGGTTCTTGTGAAATTAGGATCAGCTTTAAAGGGTAATTTCCAAAGTAATCCCAAATTTGTAGTTAGGAGAGATAGGAGTCTTGGTGGGAAGGAAGTGGTCGTCTCTGTTGATAACATTCGTTCATCTTCAAGAGATTCCAAGAGCTTCATAGCTTCTGATCAAGCTTCTCGAAGTAACTCTACGCCTAGAAATCTCCACCTTAAAGCTCAGAATAATTTGCCGAAATGGTGGCCGACTTCATTGACTAGCCAGAGCTTTGATGTGGTCGACAAAGAAGACTATCAGAGGGAAGCCAACAGAATCGTTCGAG CGATCGTTGATAACAGAACCAGCGGAAAAGACATCACGGATGATGATATTATTCAA CTGCGTAGAGTATGTAGAATTTCTGGAGTACAAGTCACTTTTGAGCCAAAAAATACAGGAGATTCCTTTTACAGAACATCTATTGATTTTGTCCTGAACGCTTGCAGCAG AGCTCCGTGGGAGTCTTCTTCTGTTGAGATTTGTAGTGAAGATGCCCGAGAGTTCATTGCTGGGCTCGCTGAGAACATTGGACTTGCAAAGATAGATGCTGCTAGAATGGTTTCTGCAGCAGTTGCAGCACGCACACGTTCATGGTTTCTACAAGCTTGG GCTTTGGAAATACAAGGTAAACATTCTGAATCGGTGGCAGAGCTGTCGAAAATATGCCTCATTCATCGCATATTTCCTCCCAACGAGTACTCT GCTGAGATGGAAATGGTTGCAAGAGGGTTGGAGAAACTCATGAAGCTTGAAGAGCGACAGTCTCTACTGAAAACGTTTGTTGGAATGTGTTGCAGTGAAGATAGTCAAAGAAGCGCAGCTGAGGCTCTGGGTTTGGTGCACTGGTAA
- a CDS encoding Cysteine/Histidine-rich C1 domain family protein (Cysteine/Histidine-rich C1 domain family protein; FUNCTIONS IN: zinc ion binding; INVOLVED IN: intracellular signaling pathway; EXPRESSED IN: sperm cell; CONTAINS InterPro DOMAIN/s: Protein kinase C-like, phorbol ester/diacylglycerol binding (InterPro:IPR002219), Zinc finger, RING-type (InterPro:IPR001841), DC1 (InterPro:IPR004146), Zinc finger, PHD-type (InterPro:IPR001965), C1-like (InterPro:IPR011424); BEST Arabidopsis thaliana protein match is: Cysteine/Histidine-rich C1 domain family protein (TAIR:AT5G45730.1); Has 1495 Blast hits to 745 proteins in 41 species: Archae - 0; Bacteria - 3; Metazoa - 111; Fungi - 0; Plants - 1367; Viruses - 0; Other Eukaryotes - 14 (source: NCBI BLink).) encodes MAKTLDLFWHEHPLYEKYRMFTCQECHRSAIPFFEVFYGCFRCNIKWHPYCVPRSTKNINHPCHPNHPLEVLLQGPPSYSDEKCSLCQRKLSNFVYHCKLCNFSIDMECGNRPPPHKVDHPKCHEHALTLMGREVSFTCNACGTHGERNPYVCLPCSVMFHYDCIDLPHVININRHDHRISHSYPLKRGNWVCEICRQDINTTYGGYSCNKCPDFFVHSKCATRKDVWDGTELEGIPEEVVDVAPFEVIEEGVIYHFSHEKHNLFLIEDVFIDGAEDMHCEACARPVSSEKHYKCVECKFILHEECANLPLTKRHGLSTGIFYLRFGKDFSEQNFSCDACNRDGRGFSYKDEEGVVLDVLCASLSFFKHPKLHPHTLFLTTIDRGTCLACGENKLNVLRCVDCDYSLDYKCATLPLVIKHRCDTHYLVLRSGEEAPEGKYWCEICEAETNPERWFYTCDDCGVVCHIECVTGDFLNIKPGIIMKNRENKFEVGFNDHDSRPKCTDCGSRCRFPRFFKVTRKNIEYYYCSKACFQNAKF; translated from the coding sequence ATGGCTAAGACGCTGGACCTCTTTTGGCACGAACATcctttatatgaaaaatatcgTATGTTCACTTGCCAAGAGTGCCATAGGAGTGCTATACCcttctttgaagttttttaTGGATGCTTCAGATGCAATATAAAATGGCATCCCTATTGCGTGCCAAGGTCAACGAAGAATATTAACCACCCTTGTCACCCGAACCATCCCCTAGAGGTTCTCCTCCAAGGGCCACCTAGTTACTCTGACGAGAAGTGCAGCCTCTGTCAACGGAAACTCTCCAACTTCGTTTACCATTGTAAGTTATGCAATTTCAGCATAGATATGGAATGCGGAAACAGGCCCCCGCCCCACAAAGTGGATCATCCAAAGTGCCACGAGCATGCACTCACCCTCATGGGAAGGGAAGTATCCTTCACTTGCAATGCTTGTGGTACGCATGGTGAACGGAACCCTTATGTATGCCTACCATGCTCTGTCATGTTTCATTATGATTGTATTGATCTACCACACGTCATCAACATCAATCGTCATGATCATCGCATTTCACATTCATATCCTCTCAAACGTGGGAATTGGGTATGTGAAATCTGTCGTCAAGATATCAACACCACGTACGGAGGCTATTCATGCAACAAATGTccagatttttttgttcattcaaAATGTGCAACTAGAAAAGACGTGTGGGATGGGACCGAACTCGAAGGGATACCTGAGGAAGTAGTAGACGTTGCGCCATTTGAAGTGATCGAGGAAGGGGTAATTTATCATTTCTCCCACGAGAAACATAACTTATTCCTTATTGAGGATGTTTTTATAGATGGTGCTGAAGACATGCATTGTGAAGCTTGCGCCCGTCCAGTCTCTTCTGAGAAGCACTACAAGTGCGTGGAATGCAAGTTTATTCTTCACGAAGAGTGTGCGAATCTTCCTCTTACGAAACGACATGGACTTTCCACAGGTATATTTTATCTTCGCTTCGGGAAGGATTTTAGCGAACAAAATTTCAGTTGTGATGCTTGCAATAGAGATGGAAGGGGTTTTAGCTACAAGGATGAAGAGGGTGTGGTACTCGATGTGTTGTGTgcgtctctctctttcttcaagcACCCCAAACTTCATCCTCACACGTTATTTCTAACCACAATAGATCGTGGTACTTGCTTAGCTTGCGGTGAGAATAAACTCAATGTGCTGCGTTGTGTTGATTGTGATTATTCTTTGGATTACAAATGCGCCACTCTACCATTAGTCATAAAGCATAGGTGTGATACACATTATTTAGTTTTGCGCTCTGGGGAGGAGGCGCCTGAAGGTAAATATTGGTGTGAAATCTGTGAAGCCGAAACCAATCCTGAAAGATGGTTCTATACATGCGATGATTGTGGGGTCGTGTGCCATATTGAATGCGTAACCGGGGACTTTTTGAACATAAAACCTGGAATAATAATGAAGAACAGGGAGAATAAGTTTGAAGTGGGTTTCAACGATCACGATTCTAGACCAAAATGCACTGATTGTGGCTCTCGTTGTAGGTTCCCTAGGTTTTTCAAGGTTACTAGAAAAAATATTGAGTACTACTATTGCTCAAAAGCTTGTTTTCAGAATGCGAAATTCTGA
- a CDS encoding Protein kinase superfamily protein (Protein kinase superfamily protein; FUNCTIONS IN: protein tyrosine kinase activity, protein kinase activity, kinase activity, ATP binding; INVOLVED IN: protein amino acid phosphorylation; LOCATED IN: plasma membrane; EXPRESSED IN: 11 plant structures; EXPRESSED DURING: L mature pollen stage, M germinated pollen stage, 4 anthesis, C globular stage, petal differentiation and expansion stage; CONTAINS InterPro DOMAIN/s: Protein kinase, ATP binding site (InterPro:IPR017441), Protein kinase, catalytic domain (InterPro:IPR000719), Tyrosine-protein kinase, active site (InterPro:IPR008266), Serine-threonine/tyrosine-protein kinase (InterPro:IPR001245), Protein kinase-like domain (InterPro:IPR011009); BEST Arabidopsis thaliana protein match is: Protein kinase superfamily protein (TAIR:AT3G59350.3); Has 105273 Blast hits to 104337 proteins in 4385 species: Archae - 99; Bacteria - 13148; Metazoa - 38275; Fungi - 8089; Plants - 30764; Viruses - 287; Other Eukaryotes - 14611 (source: NCBI BLink).), which yields MDRDFHRRGQVANDRTQSNFVRLDKPRAVDDLDIGKRGKMRRWLCCSCRVQESYPSAENNRLKTPPTRHYDYGRNNKKTPAPVKPPVLKEPPPIDVPAMSLVELKEKTQNFGSKALIGEGSYGRVYYANFNDGKAVAVKKLDNASEPETNVEFLTQVSKVSRLKSDNFVQLLGYCVEGNLRVLAYEFATMRSLHDILHGRKGVQGAQPGPTLEWMQRVRVAVDAAKGLEYLHEKVQPAVIHRDIRSSNVLIFEDFKAKIADFNLSNQAPDMAARLHSTRVLGTFGYHAPEYAMTGQLTQKSDVYSFGVVLLELLTGRKPVDHTMPRGQQSLVTWATPRLSEDKVKQCVDPKLKGEYPPKAVAKLAAVAALCVQYEAEFRPNMSIVVKALQPLLRSATAAAPPTPQP from the exons ATGGATCGTGATTTTCATCGTCGTGGTCAAGTG GCGAATGATCGTACACAAAGCAACTTTGTTCGATTGGATAAACCGAGAGCTGTAGACGATCTTGATATAGGCAAGAGAGGGAAGATGCGTAGGTGGTTGTGCTGTTCTTGTCGTGTACAAGAATCTTACCCATCAGCTGAAAATAACCGATTGAAAACCCCTCCTACTCGCCATTACGACTATG GACGtaacaacaagaaaacaccAGCTCCTGTGAAGCCTCCTGTTTTGAAGGAGCCTCCGCCTATTGATGTCCCCGCAATGTCATTGGTTGAGCTCAAAGAAAAGACTCAGAATTTTGGATCAAAGGCATTGATTGGAGAAGGATCCTATGGAAGAGTGTACTACGCAAACTTTAATGATGGGAAGGCCGTGGCTGTGAAAAAGCTTGATAATGCATCTGAACCCGAAACAAATGTCGAGTTCTTGACTCAGGTCTCTAAAGTTTCGAGGCTGAAAAGTGACAATTTTGTTCAGCTTCTTGGTTATTGTGTAGAAGGGAACCTTCGTGTCCTTGCTTATGAGTTTGCCACAATGAGATCATTGCACGACATCTTACACG GGAGAAAGGGAGTGCAAGGAGCACAACCTGGTCCAACACTTGAGTGGATGCAACGAGTCCGAGTTGCGGTTGATGCAGCTAAAGGATTAGAATACTTACACGAGAAAGTTCAACCTGCGGTTATACACAGAGATATTCGATCTAGCAATGTGCTTATTTTCGAAGATTTCAAAGCCAAGATTGCTGACTTTAATCTTTCCAATCAAGCTCCTGATATGGCTGCTCGTCTTCATTCCACTAGAGTTTTGGGGACCTTCGGTTATCATGCACCAGA ATATGCGATGACAGGACAGTTGACACAGAAGAGTGATGTTTACAGTTTTGGAGTTGTGCTTTTGGAACTTCTTACCGGGAGAAAACCGGTTGATCATACTATGCCTCGTGGTCAACAGAGTCTTGTCACTTGG GCTACTCCAAGGCTGAGTGAAGACAAAGTGAAACAATGTGTTGATCCAAAACTCAAAGGAGAGTATCCTCCTAAAGCAGTGGCAAAG CTTGCAGCGGTTGCAGCGTTGTGTGTGCAATACGAAGCAGAGTTTAGGCCAAACATGAGCATTGTAGTAAAAGCTCTTCAACCGCTCTTGAGGTCAGCAACAGCTGCTGCTCCTCCAACACCTCAACCTTGA